DNA from Petroclostridium xylanilyticum:
CCTCTTAGCGTCGAGTCAGTCTTTTTATAGATATATTCTATACCATAAGCCTTTGCTTTTTTTACAATCTTTTCTACTCTTTTGAATGCCTGGTCCGGCTGGATATGCCTGCTTTCAATATCTATTGCTAATACCTGTATTTTTTTATCGATAAATTCTAAATCAAGTTCCTGATTAACACCAACAAACGTTGGAATCCCTTTTTTTGCAAACTGAACCCCTGTATCAAGTGCCCCGGTGAAGTCATCTGCTATAATAAGTAATTTTATCATTACGCTGCCTCCGTATTAAAAATCTAAAAATATTACTATAAGAAATGTAAAAGTTCTCCTCCAAGTCTATTTTATAATATCATGCCGGTTAATACAATATACTACTTCAATAAGAAACGGCCTGTTTGCAAATTGCCAACAGGCTTATTTAAGGGGTTTGTTTGGATCATTTCTTTCTTTTAACAACACTCTCTACTTTATATACAATATTTTCAGCACTTAATCCATACTTCTTCAGAAGTTGTTCATAGTCCCCTGACTCAGCAAATACATCTTGCACACCCACATATTCCATTGGAATAGGGTATTCTTTGGTTAATACTTCTGCTACAGCAGCTCCCAGTCCACCATAGATGTTATGTTCTTCAGCAGTTACAACTGCACCGGTTTCTTGTGCACATTTTACAAGCAGTTCCTTGTCGATTGGTTTAATAGTATGGATATTTACAACTCTTGCCTTGATTCCTTTGGCTTTTAATTGATCTGCTGCTTCCAGTGCCTTTTGTACCATGTATCCCGTAGCTACGATAGTAACATCGTTTCCGTCAGTTAGCTGAACACCTTTGCCAATCTCAAAATTGTAGCTGGTGTCAAATATAATTGGTACTTCTGCTCTGCTTAATCTCAAATAAACCGGGCCTTTATAATCCACTACTGCTCTTGTTGCCATTTCAGTTTCAACAGCATCAGCTACAGAGATTACTGTCATGTTAGGCAGCGCTCTCATAAATGCTATATCAGCTATTGCATGATGGCTTGCACCGTCATAGGAGTCGGAAAGCCCTGCATAGGTTCCTGCCAATTTTACATTTAAGTTTGTATAGGAAATCAAGCTTCTAATCGAGTCTGCTGCTCTTAACACCATAAATGCTGCAAAGGTATTTACAAAGGGAATTTTTCCCGTAGTGGCCAAACCTGCAGCCATAGCAGCCATGTTTGCTTCAGCAATACCTACATTAAAGAATCTATCCGGGAACTCTTTTCCAAAAAGTATACTTTTACTTGAGCTTGCAACGTCAGCATCCAATACAACTACATTTTTATTTTCTCTACCTATTTTTACTAACACCTCGCCGTATGCGTCTCTTATTGCCTTCTTATCAGCCATTGATAGTACCCCCTAACTCAACCATTGCCTTCTTGTAATCTTCATCCCCGATTGGTTTTCCATGCCATACATTTTTTCCCTCCATGAAGGAAACTCCCTTACCTTTTACAGTCTTTGCGATGATAATTGTTGGCATGCCTTTTACTGCCTTAGCCTGTTGTATTGCATCGTATATTTCTTCAACATTATGACCATCGATATGGATAACATTCCAGCCGAATGCTTTCCATTTTGCTCCTATATCTCCCATTGGCATAATTTCATCAACGGTACCATCAAGCTGTACGTTATTGTTATCAAGGATAGCAATAAGATTGTCTGCTTTAAACTTAGCCGCTGACATAGCTGCTTCCCAGACGATACCTTCCTGGATTTCTCCATCTCCCAATAAAACATAAGTGTAGAAATCTTTTTGATTTAACTTCGCTCCTAATGCCATACCCAAACCTGCCGGCAAACCTAATCCGAGAGGTCCTGTAGATAATTCCACACCCCGAGTCTTTGTAGCACATGGATGTCCCTGCAGATGGCTGTTGAGCTGTCTTAATGTTTCAAGGTCTTCTTTAGGGAAGAAGCCTTTTTCTGCAAGAACAAAATATAACATGGGTGCTGCATGTCCTTTTGCAAGGATGAAACGGTCTCTGTCTTCACACTTTGCATTCTTAGCATCAACATTTAATATTTCAAAATATAAGGTTGTAATGATTTCTGTTGCTGATAAGGACCCACCAGGATGTCCTGTTTGGATCTTGTATAATAACTCAACTAACTCTATTCTAAAACGCTTGCACAAATCCTCAAGATATTGCTTTCTTTCCGCACTTAAACTTATGTGATCATCCCCTTTTATTTATTAATTTTCAACAGGTATTAACACCAGTTTTAGACCTTCTTTATTTTCAAACATCCGGAATGCCTTTTCCCATTCAGTAATTGGCATCTCATGGGATACTAAAGGCTTAGTTCTTACTTTACCTTGCTCTACAAGTTGAATA
Protein-coding regions in this window:
- a CDS encoding transketolase family protein gives rise to the protein MADKKAIRDAYGEVLVKIGRENKNVVVLDADVASSSKSILFGKEFPDRFFNVGIAEANMAAMAAGLATTGKIPFVNTFAAFMVLRAADSIRSLISYTNLNVKLAGTYAGLSDSYDGASHHAIADIAFMRALPNMTVISVADAVETEMATRAVVDYKGPVYLRLSRAEVPIIFDTSYNFEIGKGVQLTDGNDVTIVATGYMVQKALEAADQLKAKGIKARVVNIHTIKPIDKELLVKCAQETGAVVTAEEHNIYGGLGAAVAEVLTKEYPIPMEYVGVQDVFAESGDYEQLLKKYGLSAENIVYKVESVVKRKK
- a CDS encoding transketolase; translated protein: MSLSAERKQYLEDLCKRFRIELVELLYKIQTGHPGGSLSATEIITTLYFEILNVDAKNAKCEDRDRFILAKGHAAPMLYFVLAEKGFFPKEDLETLRQLNSHLQGHPCATKTRGVELSTGPLGLGLPAGLGMALGAKLNQKDFYTYVLLGDGEIQEGIVWEAAMSAAKFKADNLIAILDNNNVQLDGTVDEIMPMGDIGAKWKAFGWNVIHIDGHNVEEIYDAIQQAKAVKGMPTIIIAKTVKGKGVSFMEGKNVWHGKPIGDEDYKKAMVELGGTING